From a single Osmerus mordax isolate fOsmMor3 chromosome 14, fOsmMor3.pri, whole genome shotgun sequence genomic region:
- the drg1 gene encoding developmentally-regulated GTP-binding protein 1, with product MSLLAKIAEIENEMARTQKNKATAHHLGLLKARLAKLRRELITPKGGSGGGPGEGFDVAKTGDARIGFVGFPSVGKSTLLSNLAGVYSEVAAYEFTTLTTVPGVIRYKGAKIQLLDLPGIIEGAKDGKGRGRQVIAVARTCNLILIVLDVLKPLGHKKLIEHELEGFGIRLNKQPPNIGFKKKDKGGINFTATCAQSELDADTVKSILAEYKIHNADITLRSDSTADDLIDVVEGNRVYIPCIYVLNKIDQISIEELDIIYKVPHCVPISAHHRWNFDDLLEKIWDYLQLVRIYTKPKGQLPDYTSPVVLPDSHTAVEDFCLKIHKNLIKEFKYALVWGASVKHNPQKVGKDHVMVDEDVIQLVKK from the exons ATGAGTTTACTCGCTAAAATAGCAGAGATAGAGAACGAG ATGGCTCGTACACAGAAGAACAAGGCCACAGCTCACCACTTGGGGTTGCTGAAAGCCCGTCTGGCCAAGCTGAGGAGAGAGCTCATCACACCAAAgggaggcagtggaggaggcCCAGGGGAAG GTTTCGATGTGGCAAAAACTGGAGATGCCCGTATCGGGTTTGTGGGGTTCCCCTCAGTAGGCAAGTCCACTCTGCTCAGTAACCTGGCTGGCGTTTACTCAGAAGTTGCTGCATACGAGTTCACCACCCTCACTACCGTACCAGGAGTGATCCGCTACAAAGGTGCAAAGATCCAG CTCCTGGATCTCCCAGGAATCATTGAAGGGGCCAAGGACGGCAAAGGAAGGGGAAGGCAGGTCATTGCTG TGGCCCGGACCTGCAACCTGATTCTCATCGTGCTGGATGTCCTCAAACCTCTGGGCCATAAGAAACTGATAGAGCATGAGCTGGAGGGCTTTGGCATCCGCCTCAACAAGCAGCCACCCAATATCGGCTTCAAGAAGAAGGACAAAGGGGGCATCAACTTTACTGCCACA tgTGCCCAGAGTGAGCTGGATGCAGACACTGTGAAGAGCATCCTCGCAGAGTACAAGATCCACAATGCCGACATCACCCTGCGTAGTGATTCCACTGCCGACGACCTCATTGATGTAGTGGAGGGTAACAG GGTGTACATCCCATGCATTTATGTACTCAACAAAATCGACCAGATCTCCATAGAGGAACTAGACATCATCTACAAGGTGCCTCACTGTGTGCCTATCTCAGCCCACCATCGCTGGAACTTTGACGACTTGCTGGAGAAGATCTGGGACTATCTGCAGTTAGTGCGAAT ATACACCAAACCCAAAGGCCAGCTTCCAGACTACACATCCCCAGTGGTACTTCCTGATAGTCACACGGCTGTGGAAGACTTTTGCCTAAAGATCCACAAAAACCTCATCAAAGAGTTCAAATA CGCACTAGTATGGGGCGCCTCTGTGAAACACAACCCCCAGAAGGTGGGCAAAGACCATGTCATGGTGGACGAGGATGTTATCCAGCTGGTGAAAAAGTAA